A window from Podospora bellae-mahoneyi strain CBS 112042 chromosome 1 map unlocalized CBS112042p_1, whole genome shotgun sequence encodes these proteins:
- the rrg1 gene encoding Protein-lysine N-methyltransferase rrg1 (COG:A; EggNog:ENOG503P19V) yields the protein MRGIEEDEDLPHLWQKPAYSVILEALEKLRVEPPVWGAKVSRSEIIKQQAAVQTAHERKEAIAFLSSIIKSGLSWLGDDDEREVIWEEASKRMSERCGRTAMGEIIRSWPFENPDYGAFSLTIREPPLTGDSLGLKTWGSSYALAQRLHEFASGPLAHLVRSSQKTEEVLELGSGTGLLGLAAASIWRKTVYLTDLPEIMSNLEHNASLNRALVEERGGRVEAAPLTWGGSEEEVDPRFRSGKRFELIIVADPLYDDDHPALLASAIDEQLALNPDARVLVMVPQRDEITKDLCRTLRAELGRHTNPLICHHENIVDGEDDWGDGNNDDSQQVGFWWGILGRSS from the exons ATGCGCGGCatcgaagaagacgaagatcTCCCACATCTGTGGCAGAAGCCTGCCTATTCAGTCATTTTGGAGGCTCTAGAAAAACTTAGGGTCGAGCCGCCTGTTTGGGGAGCAAAGGTCTCTCGATCAGAGATCATCAAACAACAGGCCGCTGTTCAGACTGCTCATGAGCGCAAGGAGGCTATTGCTTTTCTGTCTTCGATCATCAAGAGTGGGCTATCATGGCTGGGGGACGACgatgagagggaggtgatttGGGAAGAGGCCAGCAAGCGCATGTCAGAGCGCTGCGGGCGAACAG CTATGGGCGAGATCATCAGGAGCTGGCCCTTTGAGAACCCCGATTATGGTGCATTCAGCCTCACTATCAGAGAGCCGCCATTAACGGGAGACTCTCTCGGCTTAAAGACATGGGGCTCGTCCTACGCACTAGCCCAGAGACTTCACGAGTTCGCCTCTGGCCCTCTGGCACATTTGGTTCGCTCTTCTCAAAAGACAGAGGAGGTTCTCGAGCTTGGGTCTGGAACTGGCTTACTCGGCTTAGCCGCGGCGTCTATCTGGAGGAAAACCGTCTATCTTACCGATCTCCCCGAAATCATGTCCAACCTCGAGCATAACGCTTCACTCAACCGCGCTCTCGTAGAAGAACGTGGAGGCAGAGTTGAAGCTGCTCCTTTGACGTGGGGTGGCAGCGAAGAAGAGGTCGACCCGAGGTTTCGATCAGGAAAACGGTTCGAG CTCATCATCGTTGCTGACCCATTATACGACGATGATCACCCCGCTCTGCTGGCCAGTGCCATAGACGAGCAGCTTGCTCTCAATCCAGATGCTCGTGTACTGGTTATGGTGCCGCAAAGAGACGAGATCACCAAAGATCTTTGCAGGACGTTGAGGGCCGAGCTCGGCAGACACACCAATCCGTTGATTTGTCACCATGAGAATATTGTAGATGGTGAAGACGATTGGGGCGATGGGAACAACGACGACTCACAGCAAGTTGGCTTCTGGTGGGGAATTTTGGGGAGAAGTTCTTAA